One genomic window of Arachis stenosperma cultivar V10309 chromosome 10, arast.V10309.gnm1.PFL2, whole genome shotgun sequence includes the following:
- the LOC130954062 gene encoding 2-hydroxyisoflavanone dehydratase-like, translating to MLLSKGIFLRFIKYAPLATFVCYKPTLPPPTLLPKNQTLIFSAHTQHTKMVTTAPQEKEVTHEFPFFRVFKDGTVEVLRPPPKFLPPSDDPATGLRIKDTVISSDPPVSARLFLPKITNNNKLPVYLFFHGSGFCARSAFSPEYSNHVAAVANEAKVLAVSVEYGKFPARPLPACYEDAWRSFQWVTSHADGTGTEPWLNDHGDFQRLFVAGSSAGGNITHTLVSQIGKTGSPPGVRVEGAIMVHPFFGGIGDDAQWLFMCKDNKGPEDPRLKPAEEDLRRLGCERVLVCVAEKDSLMVAGKNYVEALKKSGWGGSIELVIHWGMTHSQHVHFPDQGKSREVLRKFASFIHQQP from the coding sequence ATGCTTCTTTCAAAAGGCATTTTCCTCCGCTTCATTAAGTATGCACCACTGGCAACTTTTGTTTGTTATAAACCGACGCTTCCTCCACCTACCCTCCTTCCTAAAAACCAAACACTAATCTTCTCTGCTCACACACAACACACAAAAATGGTCACCACCGCCCCACAAGAGAAGGAGGTAACACACGAGTTCCCCTTCTTCCGTGTCTTCAAAGACGGCACGGTGGAGGTCCTCCGTCCTCCACCGAAATTCCTTCCTCCCTCCGACGACCCCGCCACCGGTCTCCGCATCAAAGACACCGTCATTTCATCCGACCCTCCCGTCTCCGCTCGTCTCTTCCTCCCCAAAATAACCAACAATAACAAACTCCCTGTCTACCTCTTCTTCCATGGCAGCGGCTTCTGTGCCAGGTCCGCCTTCTCTCCAGAATACAGCAACCACGTCGCCGCCGTCGCCAACGAAGCCAAAGTCCTCGCGGTTTCCGTCGAGTATGGCAAGTTTCCAGCCCGACCACTGCCCGCGTGCTACGAAGACGCCTGGAGATCCTTCCAGTGGGTCACGTCGCACGCGGACGGAACAGGGACAGAGCCCTGGCTGAACGACCACGGCGACTTCCAGCGTCTTTTCGTCGCCGGAAGCAGCGCCGGCGGGAATATCACCCACACGCTGGTTAGCCAAATCGGAAAAACAGGATCTCCGCCGGGAGTGAGGGTAGAGGGTGCGATTATGGTCCACCCTTTCTTTGGTGGAATAGGGGACGATGCGCAGTGGCTGTTCATGTGTAAGGATAACAAGGGGCCGGAGGATCCGAGGCTGAAGCCGGCGGAGGAGGATTTAAGGAGGCTTGGGTGTGAGAGGGTGTTGGTGTGTGTGGCGGAGAAGGATTCGTTGATGGTTGCCGGAAAGAACTACGTTGAGGCGTTGAAGAAGAGTGGTTGGGGTGGGAGTATTGAGCTTGTTATTCATTGGGGTATGACACATAGTCAACACGTTCACTTCCCAGATCAAGGGAAATCTCGTGAAGTTTTGCGAAAGTTTGCTTCTTTCATCCATCAACAACCATGA